The following coding sequences lie in one Dehalobacter sp. 12DCB1 genomic window:
- a CDS encoding mechanosensitive ion channel domain-containing protein, with amino-acid sequence MIFNLNQWLIFKGIEKTAAILIANAVTVVIILLISILAFIVTKQVLLRILAFYIHRNKISWDDKLLDRKVFRRLAHMIPAIVIYAAAGLFPEYSVAIQKIAIIYIIVVGTLVMLALLDAIDDIYHTFEASRFKPIRSIIQALKIVIWIIGGIWMIATMIDRSPLLLLSGIGAVTAIILLIFKDSLLGLVAGIQLSSNDMLRIGDWIEMPKYGADGDVTDISLHTVKVRNFDNTITTVPTYVLISDSFKNWRGMQESGGRRIKRSIFIDSSSIRFCSEEMLEKFSKFRNISDYIDKKREELAKHNLDYDLDPIMDSAQSVNARRLTNIGTFRAYLQAYLKNHPEIHPEMARIARQLPLTEHGIPIEIYAYTKDTSWESYEAVQADIFDHILAIVPEFELRVYQSPTGYDLRHMGL; translated from the coding sequence ATGATATTCAATCTGAACCAATGGCTAATTTTCAAAGGAATTGAAAAAACAGCTGCAATCCTGATCGCGAATGCCGTAACGGTGGTTATAATTCTGCTGATCAGTATTTTGGCTTTTATCGTCACAAAGCAAGTGCTCTTGCGAATCCTTGCTTTCTACATCCATCGAAACAAAATAAGCTGGGATGACAAGCTTCTTGATCGAAAAGTCTTCAGACGCCTGGCGCATATGATCCCGGCAATTGTGATCTACGCCGCAGCCGGACTGTTCCCGGAATATTCCGTTGCCATCCAAAAAATAGCCATTATTTACATTATTGTGGTCGGCACATTGGTCATGCTTGCTTTGCTTGACGCGATTGACGATATTTATCATACTTTTGAAGCTTCCAGGTTTAAACCAATCCGTAGCATCATCCAGGCCCTGAAAATAGTCATCTGGATCATCGGCGGTATCTGGATGATTGCTACGATGATTGACCGTTCCCCTCTCCTTCTATTAAGCGGAATTGGAGCAGTAACGGCAATCATCCTGTTGATCTTCAAGGATTCTCTTCTGGGTCTGGTGGCCGGGATCCAGCTGTCTTCCAATGATATGCTCAGGATCGGCGACTGGATAGAAATGCCCAAGTACGGTGCTGACGGCGACGTTACGGACATTTCCCTGCACACCGTTAAAGTCAGAAACTTTGATAATACGATTACGACGGTTCCGACGTATGTCCTGATCTCCGATTCCTTTAAGAACTGGCGAGGTATGCAGGAATCCGGCGGCAGAAGAATTAAGAGGTCCATTTTTATTGACAGTTCGAGTATCCGTTTCTGCAGCGAAGAAATGTTGGAAAAGTTCAGCAAGTTCCGCAATATTTCCGATTATATTGATAAAAAAAGAGAAGAACTTGCCAAACATAACCTGGACTATGACCTGGATCCTATTATGGATTCTGCTCAATCCGTAAATGCCAGAAGGCTGACGAATATTGGAACATTCCGTGCTTATCTGCAGGCCTACCTTAAAAACCATCCTGAAATACACCCTGAAATGGCCAGGATAGCGCGCCAGCTGCCATTGACCGAACATGGTATTCCGATTGAAATTTATGCGTATACCAAGGATACTTCCTGGGAAAGCTATGAAGCTGTCCAGGCCGATATTTTTGACCATATCCTGGCTATTGTCCCGGAATTTGAGCTGCGGGTTTATCAAAGCCCCACCGGATACGATCTGCGGCATATGGGGCTGTGA
- a CDS encoding UPF0182 family protein, whose translation MRGKSIFKPVLKILVLLIIILAVLSALSGFYEDWLWFTDLGYASLFWTPFFSKVLIQAINGTMLFLVIFATLMSGRHAFTTFYNERFRKRIRLVEEVNLPPAVSPRRVTISLLVLSAVVSIVVSFIVGFTGWLDFLSFVNASSFHYSDPLFNQDLGFFVFKLPFFETIYNAFFSPILILTLFTALFYIMTGVVRFHSIRFWKKDAVVISPTARRHLGVLLTILFALKGFGYYISAYEIVYSHRGHVVGAGYSDIYASLPVFKILVVVSLVCFVFSFIAFFRKDSRLLTVPVSFLIVFSFFTSGIFPTMLQSLVVVPNELQKEAPYIASEIQMTRYAYGLDKIKEQDYTGVETVTAQDLKNEVGTLNNIRLNDPRPMQQIYTQKQGIRQYYKFNDIDVDRYKIGDTYRQVMLSAREISLQDLDPKALTFVNTRFKYTHGFGLTASFANTVTTKGLPAFAVSNVPPQTDYAELKITEPRIYFGELTNDWVVVNTNSKEFDYPLGNDFAKNSYAGKTGIPFTAFNKLMLSLHQMTPRFYLAGEVTSESKLLLYRNVLERAKKLAPFLTYDDDPYAVIDNGKIKWIIDAYTTTNSIPYSSKYSTQDFNYIRNSVKVVVDAYDGTVDFYAVDKEDPILQTYQRIFPGVFKSISEMPYSIKSHLRYPETMFKIQCDMLNTFHMTNTTVFYNKEDAWNVAKEIYGSSEQNVEPYYVIMKLYGETNEEFVLMQPFTPASSSTNSRNNLVAWLAARMDGENYGKLVLYKMPKNMEIDGPFQVESRIDQDPEISQEFALWNQKGSSVLKGNLLVLPIGGNFLFVKPIYLQSTTSGSIPELKRVVIVYEDKIAMTETLEEGLKEIFGRYIPSLDTLQDTPVDNAENPDQTNATGATETEMQSVLDQIKQIREMLDALENQLTTINTNGLTVDSGLDTSQELSTDDNASASSTKDTVKAP comes from the coding sequence AAGGATCAGACTGGTCGAAGAAGTCAATCTTCCGCCTGCTGTCAGTCCGCGCAGGGTTACCATTTCCCTGCTTGTCTTATCTGCCGTGGTCAGTATTGTTGTGAGTTTCATCGTCGGTTTTACCGGCTGGCTTGATTTTCTGTCCTTTGTGAATGCCTCTTCCTTTCATTATTCCGATCCGCTGTTTAATCAAGATCTTGGTTTCTTTGTGTTTAAACTTCCTTTCTTTGAGACCATTTATAACGCATTTTTCTCCCCAATCCTTATTTTAACCCTGTTTACTGCGCTTTTTTATATTATGACCGGGGTCGTCCGCTTCCATTCCATCCGGTTTTGGAAGAAAGATGCTGTTGTGATCAGTCCTACGGCCAGAAGACACCTCGGAGTTCTTTTAACCATTCTTTTTGCGCTGAAAGGCTTTGGCTACTATATCAGCGCCTATGAAATCGTTTACTCGCATAGAGGCCACGTCGTCGGCGCCGGATACAGCGACATTTACGCTTCGCTTCCGGTCTTTAAAATCCTAGTCGTTGTGAGCCTGGTCTGTTTCGTGTTCTCCTTTATCGCTTTTTTCCGAAAAGATTCCCGTTTGTTGACCGTGCCGGTCTCGTTTTTGATTGTCTTTTCGTTTTTCACTTCCGGTATCTTTCCTACCATGCTCCAGTCCCTGGTTGTCGTTCCGAACGAGCTGCAAAAAGAAGCACCGTATATTGCCAGCGAAATCCAAATGACCCGCTACGCCTACGGTCTGGATAAAATCAAGGAACAGGATTACACCGGGGTTGAGACGGTTACTGCACAAGACTTAAAAAACGAAGTCGGAACGCTGAATAATATCCGCCTGAATGATCCCCGCCCCATGCAGCAGATCTACACGCAAAAACAAGGGATACGCCAATACTACAAATTTAATGATATTGATGTTGACCGCTATAAGATTGGTGATACGTATCGCCAGGTTATGCTCTCGGCGAGGGAAATTTCGCTTCAGGACCTTGATCCGAAAGCCTTAACCTTTGTTAACACCCGGTTTAAATACACGCATGGTTTCGGCTTAACTGCTTCGTTCGCTAATACTGTCACCACCAAAGGGCTTCCTGCTTTTGCCGTAAGCAATGTGCCGCCGCAAACAGACTATGCAGAATTGAAGATTACCGAACCGCGAATCTACTTTGGCGAACTGACGAATGACTGGGTCGTCGTCAACACCAATTCCAAAGAATTTGATTATCCCCTAGGCAATGACTTTGCGAAGAACAGCTATGCCGGCAAGACAGGTATCCCGTTTACTGCCTTTAATAAACTGATGCTGTCTCTTCATCAGATGACCCCGCGTTTTTATCTAGCCGGAGAAGTAACTTCGGAAAGCAAGCTTCTTCTGTACCGGAATGTTCTGGAGCGGGCCAAGAAATTGGCGCCGTTTCTGACCTATGACGATGATCCTTATGCTGTGATTGACAACGGCAAGATCAAATGGATCATTGACGCCTATACGACAACGAACAGCATTCCTTACTCCAGCAAATACTCCACCCAGGATTTTAATTATATCCGCAATTCCGTTAAAGTCGTTGTCGATGCTTACGACGGGACCGTTGATTTCTACGCGGTCGACAAAGAAGATCCTATTCTTCAGACTTATCAAAGGATTTTCCCGGGTGTATTTAAAAGCATTTCGGAAATGCCCTATTCCATAAAATCGCACCTGCGCTATCCGGAAACAATGTTCAAAATCCAGTGTGACATGCTGAACACGTTTCATATGACCAACACCACTGTATTTTATAATAAAGAAGATGCCTGGAACGTTGCCAAGGAAATTTACGGTTCATCAGAACAAAATGTGGAGCCCTATTACGTAATCATGAAACTATATGGGGAAACAAATGAAGAATTTGTGCTGATGCAGCCCTTTACCCCGGCCTCAAGTTCTACGAACAGCCGGAATAATCTTGTCGCTTGGCTCGCCGCCAGGATGGACGGCGAGAATTACGGCAAACTCGTCTTATATAAAATGCCCAAAAATATGGAAATCGACGGTCCGTTCCAGGTTGAATCCAGAATCGATCAGGATCCCGAAATTTCCCAAGAGTTTGCGTTATGGAACCAAAAAGGATCGAGCGTTCTCAAAGGAAATCTCCTGGTATTGCCGATTGGCGGTAATTTCCTGTTTGTAAAACCGATTTATCTGCAATCCACAACCAGCGGCAGTATTCCTGAGTTGAAACGTGTAGTTATCGTCTATGAAGATAAGATCGCGATGACCGAAACGCTCGAAGAAGGACTGAAAGAAATCTTTGGCCGTTATATCCCGTCTTTGGATACACTGCAGGATACACCTGTTGATAATGCAGAAAATCCTGATCAGACAAATGCAACAGGTGCCACGGAAACAGAGATGCAAAGTGTACTGGATCAGATTAAGCAGATTAGGGAAATGCTCGATGCCCTGGAAAATCAGCTCACAACCATTAATACCAATGGCCTTACTGTGGACAGCGGGTTGGATACCAGTCAGGAGCTTTCGACGGATGACAATGCCTCCGCCAGCTCTACTAAAGATACAGTTAAGGCACCGTGA
- a CDS encoding ATP-binding protein, whose product MKGNEIVVRGGFHLERTDRIIERVLPNQGNTNMEDRTGIQTTANLNKTNQNESEIKIQSTVQSETNIEAGSVCPLCGDRGIVLNGDTAAPCSCMEKKRIENSFKYARLSRELMNCRFEKFSLAYYKNTQQDQEDYLNAQKALKAAREFVKNVRENPNEVGLLFTGSVGSGKTFLAASIANELLESNFKLLFLIVPDLLDELRATFSNKSENTEYDLLDIARTVPILILDDLGAHNYTEWSRNRIYSILNYRMNEQLPTVITTNLDFDEIDHYLGERTCSRLLQMCRIFRLSAPQDIRMQNYLKREGLKKDKK is encoded by the coding sequence TTGAAGGGTAACGAAATTGTTGTCAGAGGGGGATTTCATCTGGAAAGAACAGATCGTATCATTGAGAGAGTGCTGCCGAATCAGGGAAACACGAACATGGAAGACAGGACTGGAATTCAGACTACAGCGAATTTGAATAAAACAAATCAGAATGAATCGGAGATAAAGATCCAGTCGACTGTTCAGTCTGAAACAAATATTGAAGCCGGCTCTGTATGCCCGCTCTGCGGAGACAGGGGAATCGTTCTGAACGGAGATACGGCGGCGCCCTGTTCGTGTATGGAGAAAAAGAGGATCGAAAACAGCTTTAAATATGCGCGTCTGTCCAGGGAACTGATGAACTGCCGTTTTGAAAAGTTCAGTCTTGCATACTATAAGAACACGCAGCAGGATCAGGAAGATTACCTGAATGCCCAAAAAGCACTGAAGGCCGCCAGGGAGTTTGTCAAAAACGTCCGGGAAAATCCCAATGAGGTCGGGCTGCTCTTCACAGGCTCCGTTGGAAGCGGCAAAACGTTTCTGGCAGCTTCCATTGCGAATGAGCTTCTGGAAAGTAATTTCAAGCTACTTTTTTTGATTGTCCCGGACCTTTTGGATGAACTGCGCGCTACATTCAGCAATAAAAGTGAAAATACGGAATATGACTTGCTGGATATAGCCAGAACCGTACCGATTTTAATTCTTGATGACTTGGGTGCGCATAATTATACCGAATGGTCCCGTAATCGGATCTACTCGATCTTGAATTACCGTATGAACGAGCAGCTGCCGACTGTCATTACGACCAATCTTGACTTTGATGAGATCGATCATTATCTGGGAGAACGGACCTGTTCCCGGCTTCTTCAGATGTGCAGGATTTTCCGTTTGTCTGCACCACAGGATATCCGGATGCAAAATTATTTAAAACGGGAAGGATTAAAAAAGGATAAAAAATAA
- a CDS encoding ferritin-like domain-containing protein: MVPGTSSLTQDLVRAINGEYSAIACYAKLAEKAPNHEEKKRIMEIRQDEVRHYHIFSQIFTEITGVNPNPQITEKCPATYREGLKSSFKDEQETVDFYLDVAEKTRDLFIKEQFKRAASDEQNHAVWFLWLLNK; this comes from the coding sequence ATGGTTCCGGGTACAAGCTCATTAACTCAGGACTTAGTTAGGGCAATCAACGGAGAGTATAGTGCGATCGCCTGTTATGCAAAGCTGGCTGAAAAAGCGCCGAATCACGAAGAAAAAAAGCGGATCATGGAGATCCGCCAGGATGAAGTGCGCCATTATCACATATTCTCGCAGATATTTACTGAAATCACAGGGGTAAACCCAAACCCTCAGATTACGGAGAAATGTCCTGCCACTTACAGGGAAGGTTTGAAGTCCTCTTTTAAGGATGAGCAGGAGACGGTTGATTTTTATTTGGATGTGGCTGAAAAGACTCGAGACTTATTTATTAAGGAACAATTCAAAAGAGCAGCCTCCGACGAGCAAAACCATGCCGTATGGTTCTTATGGTTATTGAACAAATAA
- a CDS encoding HD domain-containing protein: MDISKELFQIINQSGAHPALGWKHCQRVYHLSKELSQHLNLNDEVLYISAMLHDTGKYPMYALPNVDHTLRSKGVAMNLLKSYHFEQEKLAKILDAIECHMYYSEPGNSDEAIYLRDANILDNLGNIGLMKLLSLVGQDELIPSPDEALMRAQTFAEALPKKVYSKTGRRIAVKRREEIMRFLSGIKRQTSEYAWI; this comes from the coding sequence ATGGATATCTCCAAAGAACTATTTCAAATTATCAACCAATCCGGTGCGCATCCGGCTCTTGGCTGGAAACACTGTCAGCGGGTCTATCATTTATCCAAAGAATTATCTCAGCATCTCAACCTGAATGATGAAGTACTTTATATTTCTGCCATGCTTCACGATACGGGAAAGTACCCGATGTACGCGCTTCCCAACGTCGATCATACCCTCAGATCAAAAGGCGTCGCGATGAACCTGTTGAAGAGCTATCACTTTGAGCAGGAAAAACTGGCAAAAATTCTGGACGCCATTGAATGCCACATGTATTATTCCGAGCCGGGCAACAGTGACGAGGCTATTTATTTAAGGGACGCCAATATCCTTGATAATCTCGGAAACATCGGATTAATGAAACTACTGAGCCTTGTCGGACAGGACGAGCTGATCCCGAGTCCCGATGAGGCTTTAATGCGGGCGCAGACCTTTGCTGAAGCACTGCCTAAAAAAGTGTACTCCAAGACCGGCAGGAGAATCGCTGTAAAACGGCGCGAAGAGATCATGCGTTTTCTGTCAGGGATTAAGCGTCAGACCTCGGAGTATGCCTGGATCTGA
- a CDS encoding MBL fold metallo-hydrolase, which translates to MKLCFYGASQTVTGSCYLLETTDTRILIDCGMFQGSKIMKELNYGAFPFDPNLLDAVILTHAHIDHSGLIPKLIKKGFSGPIYATTETIELCSVMLPDSGHIQEMEVTRKNRKHSRMDAPLIEPIYTVEDAVNAQKHFVEAAYNQKTAISQSLSFQFVDAGHILGSAHVIVSVKENNTTKTIAFSGDIGTSGQPYVEDPEGIKEACMLKDPDGIRDACMIVMETTYGNRIHPDKTNRMENLARVINNAHQKGGNIIIPAFAINRTQDLLYYLRKLQDDKKIPAMPIYIDSPLAVAATRIFGRNTRNFDQETKQLLEAGQSPFAMPNLHLSETAEDSIRLNAIQGGAIIISASGMADAGRIKHHLKHNLWRYDATVIFVGYQAQGTLGRFLTDGAKEVTIHGEKVAVNAEIVAFQGFSAHADQNELLAWLKAAGGNADQLILVHGEDDAIQAFSSLVQQKFGIAPIIPELGECLEIADGEIKRLKPSKPWLKEIEDRIGYPAPQERQSHPSKSVKQRSSEEGSGGRTFKRRRKVLLSEANRAYTKLRKDLKLFIDRSNERQDYENLIDTFESISDLLKTRMKR; encoded by the coding sequence ATGAAGCTTTGTTTTTATGGTGCCAGTCAGACTGTGACGGGTTCCTGTTATTTGCTGGAAACAACAGATACCAGAATCCTGATTGACTGTGGAATGTTTCAGGGTTCCAAAATCATGAAAGAACTGAATTACGGCGCGTTTCCGTTTGATCCCAACCTTCTTGACGCTGTGATTTTAACGCACGCCCATATTGACCATTCCGGGCTTATTCCGAAGCTCATCAAAAAAGGTTTCAGCGGGCCGATCTATGCGACGACGGAAACCATAGAACTATGCTCTGTGATGCTGCCGGACAGCGGGCACATCCAGGAAATGGAGGTCACCAGAAAAAATCGCAAGCACAGCAGGATGGATGCTCCATTAATTGAACCGATTTACACGGTTGAAGATGCGGTGAATGCGCAAAAGCACTTTGTCGAGGCGGCCTATAATCAAAAGACCGCGATCTCGCAATCGCTGTCCTTTCAGTTTGTCGATGCCGGGCATATCTTGGGCTCGGCCCATGTCATTGTCAGCGTCAAAGAAAACAACACGACGAAAACCATTGCATTTTCCGGAGATATCGGGACTTCCGGTCAGCCTTATGTCGAAGATCCCGAAGGGATTAAAGAAGCGTGTATGCTTAAGGATCCTGATGGTATACGAGATGCCTGTATGATTGTGATGGAAACAACCTACGGCAACCGGATTCATCCGGATAAAACCAATCGAATGGAAAACCTGGCCAGGGTCATCAATAATGCCCACCAAAAAGGCGGCAATATTATTATTCCGGCTTTTGCCATAAATCGGACACAGGACCTTTTGTACTACCTGCGCAAACTTCAAGATGACAAAAAAATTCCGGCAATGCCGATTTACATCGATAGTCCGCTGGCTGTTGCAGCGACGAGAATATTTGGGCGGAATACCCGGAATTTTGATCAGGAAACCAAACAGCTGCTGGAGGCGGGCCAAAGCCCGTTTGCCATGCCGAATCTTCACTTGAGTGAAACCGCGGAGGATTCAATCCGGCTGAATGCGATACAGGGCGGCGCGATTATCATTTCGGCTAGCGGGATGGCTGATGCCGGAAGAATCAAGCATCATTTGAAACATAATCTGTGGCGGTACGATGCCACGGTCATCTTTGTCGGTTATCAGGCCCAAGGGACACTTGGCCGGTTTTTAACTGACGGTGCCAAAGAAGTGACTATCCATGGAGAGAAAGTCGCGGTCAACGCCGAAATCGTTGCGTTCCAAGGTTTTTCAGCGCATGCGGACCAGAATGAATTGCTGGCCTGGCTTAAAGCCGCCGGCGGCAACGCAGATCAGCTCATCCTGGTCCATGGCGAAGATGATGCGATTCAGGCGTTTTCATCTCTGGTCCAGCAAAAATTCGGGATTGCGCCAATCATTCCGGAACTGGGTGAATGCCTGGAGATAGCGGACGGCGAAATCAAGCGTCTAAAACCTTCCAAGCCCTGGCTAAAGGAAATTGAAGATAGGATAGGTTATCCTGCACCTCAGGAACGGCAGTCACACCCGTCCAAATCTGTTAAGCAAAGATCTTCAGAAGAAGGATCAGGGGGAAGAACCTTCAAACGCCGGAGAAAAGTTCTGCTTTCCGAAGCAAACAGGGCCTATACCAAACTCCGCAAAGACCTGAAACTATTCATTGATAGGAGCAATGAGCGCCAAGACTATGAAAACCTGATTGATACCTTTGAGAGCATTTCCGATCTTTTAAAAACAAGAATGAAACGGTAA
- a CDS encoding response regulator transcription factor → MIRVVIADDHPLLREGLRRILEFEEGIQVVSEVGDGQGAINMARKTPFDVLLMDLNMPGVNGLEACKVIRREFPNIGILILTVDDSDEKVFQVLQLGVAGYLLKDVIPKALVDSIRKVYAGEPILSPSVTGKLLGQLSNPNSPKDHFGLSNREMEILTYVVKGSSNKDIGLTLFISEKTVKNHLSSIFRKLEVEDRTQAALKAVKTKLITLE, encoded by the coding sequence ATGATAAGGGTTGTAATTGCCGATGATCACCCGCTTCTCAGGGAAGGATTACGAAGAATTCTGGAATTTGAAGAAGGCATTCAGGTTGTATCCGAAGTCGGAGATGGTCAAGGGGCAATTAATATGGCGAGGAAGACGCCGTTTGATGTTCTGCTGATGGATTTGAATATGCCTGGGGTAAATGGTCTTGAAGCCTGTAAAGTCATCAGAAGGGAATTCCCGAACATTGGGATTTTAATTCTTACTGTCGATGACTCGGATGAAAAAGTGTTCCAGGTATTACAGCTCGGGGTAGCTGGATACCTGCTGAAAGACGTCATTCCGAAAGCCCTGGTTGATTCCATCCGCAAAGTATATGCTGGAGAACCCATTTTGTCCCCGTCGGTAACCGGCAAACTGCTTGGCCAGCTTTCCAATCCGAACAGTCCAAAAGATCATTTCGGATTAAGCAACAGGGAAATGGAGATACTTACCTATGTGGTCAAAGGCTCGTCAAACAAAGATATTGGCTTAACGCTGTTTATAAGTGAAAAAACAGTCAAAAATCATCTTTCCAGTATTTTTAGAAAACTAGAGGTCGAAGACCGCACCCAGGCTGCTTTGAAAGCAGTGAAGACAAAACTTATTACACTGGAATAA
- a CDS encoding ANTAR domain-containing protein, which produces MKRAILISQEKQINELNAVLPLANYQAIARTDSGIEALRMAQRVEPDLIICGGDIHGISPLDLVQNLVHANICPVIFVLDQKDYVNLDFALKTNVHHIMTAPLRAIDVVSGIAQAEHRFNREIEQRKEMNKLNDELKTRKLVYQAILILITAGMDEETAYTSIRTEAMTSRKTIRAIAAEVVKGTWRP; this is translated from the coding sequence ATGAAAAGAGCTATACTGATTAGCCAGGAAAAACAAATCAATGAATTGAATGCCGTCCTGCCTTTGGCCAATTATCAGGCGATCGCGAGGACTGACAGTGGTATAGAGGCTCTGCGCATGGCGCAGCGGGTTGAGCCTGACCTGATCATCTGCGGAGGGGATATTCATGGGATTTCGCCGCTTGATCTAGTTCAGAATCTCGTTCATGCCAATATTTGTCCGGTTATATTCGTGCTTGATCAAAAGGATTATGTGAACCTGGATTTTGCGCTGAAAACCAACGTCCACCATATCATGACGGCTCCGCTCAGAGCGATAGATGTTGTCTCCGGGATTGCCCAAGCGGAACATCGGTTTAATAGGGAAATAGAACAGCGTAAAGAAATGAATAAATTGAATGATGAGCTTAAAACAAGAAAACTGGTGTATCAGGCGATTTTAATCCTGATTACAGCCGGGATGGATGAAGAAACGGCCTATACATCGATTCGAACAGAAGCGATGACCTCAAGAAAAACAATTCGGGCAATAGCTGCCGAAGTCGTAAAAGGAACGTGGAGACCTTGA
- a CDS encoding DnaD domain protein — MSKNKVYGGFCQALLFSGSVSIPNLILDHYTELGIGHKEMMLMIHMMTETSTNSDRIEEQITKKMGLSVEEYKIMIQNLQTRGLLSVNSRKAKNGTNREYDFSGLIDQLLELWGINEFKQMSSGTERNGKTNTENMPDLSQAKLTSLFEQELGRPLTGLECEHIEKWLMASYSEELIIEALRRGVGAGIRSFRYLDSILREWEKKGIKTRLEVEAEDQNFQSRQNRKNVKPLKGLPKTKSKYDNIYL, encoded by the coding sequence TTGTCAAAAAACAAGGTATACGGGGGCTTTTGTCAAGCTCTTTTATTTTCCGGTTCCGTTTCGATTCCCAATCTTATACTTGATCATTATACGGAACTTGGAATAGGTCACAAGGAAATGATGCTGATGATTCATATGATGACTGAGACAAGTACGAACAGTGATCGTATTGAGGAACAGATCACCAAAAAAATGGGACTCTCGGTTGAAGAATACAAAATCATGATCCAGAATCTCCAGACCAGAGGACTGCTTTCTGTCAATAGCCGCAAAGCGAAAAACGGCACGAACCGTGAATATGATTTCAGCGGGCTGATCGATCAGTTATTGGAATTATGGGGAATCAATGAGTTTAAGCAGATGTCCTCAGGCACTGAACGTAATGGCAAAACGAACACAGAGAATATGCCGGACCTTTCTCAGGCTAAACTGACTTCGCTGTTTGAACAGGAATTAGGGAGGCCGTTAACCGGTCTGGAGTGTGAACATATTGAAAAATGGCTGATGGCCTCGTATTCCGAAGAACTGATTATTGAGGCTTTACGAAGAGGCGTTGGCGCCGGGATTCGGAGTTTCCGCTATCTCGATTCTATTTTAAGAGAGTGGGAGAAGAAGGGGATCAAAACGCGTCTGGAAGTCGAGGCTGAGGATCAGAATTTCCAGTCCAGACAAAACAGGAAAAATGTCAAGCCGTTGAAAGGTTTGCCAAAAACGAAAAGCAAATATGATAATATTTATCTTTAG
- a CDS encoding phosphodiester glycosidase family protein — protein sequence MTKKQFLIRFIVGNVLLFILLGPFIVFYGPFHSLTYVTVGTILTSRHPQVADFFLSEQKIAEITQKYGNTSVTVEPVIQHIDHKITDEENGIRIENIEGKYFKGIVMLVRDPLQIEIAVTKELGVAGQRLSELVIAEGAIAGINAGGFYDPNSQGNGAYPDGITVRDGQLIHENLDAAKSTNLIGFNKEGKLMLRTVSARELSAGLIRDLGIQHAVSFEPNLILNGEPQIKGDGGWGFAPRTGIGQKADGTVIFVVIDGRQPDWSMGATLRDLMNIFIEYGAENAANLDGGSSTELFYQGRIINKLWNIYGERYMPTAFVVMPGKNLSGVGQN from the coding sequence ATGACGAAAAAACAATTTCTGATACGATTCATCGTTGGGAATGTTCTGTTGTTCATCCTCTTAGGGCCTTTCATTGTCTTTTACGGTCCTTTTCATTCATTGACGTATGTTACGGTCGGAACGATTCTGACGTCCCGCCATCCCCAGGTAGCGGATTTTTTTTTATCGGAACAAAAAATTGCTGAAATCACTCAGAAATACGGAAATACATCAGTTACCGTAGAGCCTGTCATTCAGCATATTGACCATAAGATTACTGATGAGGAAAACGGCATCAGGATAGAAAATATTGAAGGTAAATACTTTAAAGGAATTGTCATGCTTGTGCGTGACCCTCTTCAGATCGAAATTGCTGTTACGAAAGAGCTTGGCGTAGCCGGTCAGCGCTTATCGGAACTGGTCATTGCAGAAGGTGCAATAGCCGGTATTAATGCCGGTGGTTTTTATGATCCGAATTCGCAGGGAAATGGCGCTTATCCGGATGGGATCACTGTCAGGGACGGGCAGCTCATTCATGAAAACCTGGACGCGGCTAAAAGTACGAATCTGATCGGTTTTAACAAGGAAGGAAAACTGATGCTCAGGACAGTCTCTGCAAGGGAACTCTCCGCCGGGCTTATTAGGGACCTTGGGATCCAGCATGCGGTCAGCTTTGAGCCAAACCTTATCCTGAATGGAGAACCACAGATTAAAGGCGACGGAGGTTGGGGATTCGCTCCCAGGACGGGAATTGGGCAAAAAGCTGATGGTACGGTTATTTTCGTTGTGATCGACGGCAGACAGCCTGACTGGAGTATGGGGGCAACGCTGCGGGATCTAATGAATATATTTATTGAATATGGAGCCGAAAATGCAGCAAATCTTGACGGCGGTTCTTCAACAGAATTGTTCTATCAAGGTCGGATTATCAATAAACTGTGGAACATCTACGGAGAACGCTATATGCCTACGGCTTTTGTTGTGATGCCAGGAAAGAACCTTAGTGGGGTGGGGCAAAATTGA